A single genomic interval of Arthrobacter methylotrophus harbors:
- a CDS encoding MarR family winged helix-turn-helix transcriptional regulator, whose product MPDIERWPTGRLLSTAARLVEHAWDENLRSIGLTHAGVIALEVLAATGPITQTTLAQIVRVQAQTMGQTLNRLEAHGHVARRRSSEDRRVHVVSLTSAGKEALEQAEESEQQVLAQMSIDTSMFRQELKVLVRELANYQQFETRGDPASRPLLPQDARISPRASG is encoded by the coding sequence ATGCCGGACATTGAGCGTTGGCCTACGGGGCGCTTGTTGTCGACAGCGGCCCGGCTGGTGGAACACGCTTGGGATGAGAATCTCAGGTCGATCGGCCTTACCCACGCCGGAGTCATCGCCCTGGAAGTCCTTGCAGCCACGGGCCCCATCACCCAGACCACGCTGGCGCAGATCGTGCGGGTCCAGGCTCAAACCATGGGCCAAACCCTCAATAGGCTCGAAGCCCACGGCCATGTGGCCCGCCGTCGAAGTTCCGAGGACCGCAGAGTACACGTCGTCTCGCTGACCAGTGCCGGCAAGGAAGCCCTGGAGCAGGCTGAAGAATCGGAACAGCAAGTCCTGGCCCAGATGTCCATCGATACGTCGATGTTCAGGCAGGAATTGAAAGTACTGGTCCGGGAACTGGCAAACTATCAACAATTTGAGACCAGGGGAGATCCCGCTTCGAGGCCTTTGCTTCCGCAGGACGCGAGGATTAGTCCCCGCGCGAGTGGGTAG
- a CDS encoding FAD/NAD(P)-binding oxidoreductase — protein MRIHHEILIIGGGNAGVSVAARLRHSGRTDIGLIEPSAVHYYQPLWTLVGGGCADQEESVRPQSSVIPHGVAWIKDAATNIDPERHSVALASGGTVTYDYLVVSAGIQLDWDKIPGMAEAIESPAASSNYRYDLAPKTWDMIKNLTSGTAVFTQPSGPIKCAGAPQKIAYLAADYWRSQGVLEDIRVVMVLPTPGMFGVKIFSKELERVVAEYGIEVRFNSEMVEVDHSSRTAVIADGKEGSKESLHYDLLHAVPPQSAPDWLKRTPLADPANPAGYVEVDKNTMQHVRYPEIFALGDAGSTPNSKTGAAIRKQAPVLVKNLLAAINGAIPAARYEGYSSCPLTTARGKMLLAEFDYSLQPAPSLPFIDTTKERRDMWLLKRYGLPFMYWNLILKGRV, from the coding sequence ATGAGGATCCACCACGAGATTCTGATCATTGGCGGCGGCAACGCCGGGGTGAGTGTCGCAGCGAGACTCCGTCATTCCGGACGGACTGACATCGGCCTGATCGAGCCCAGCGCGGTGCACTATTACCAGCCTTTGTGGACCTTGGTCGGGGGAGGCTGCGCCGATCAGGAGGAATCCGTCCGCCCCCAGTCCTCAGTCATTCCCCACGGGGTTGCCTGGATCAAGGATGCTGCCACGAACATTGATCCGGAACGGCACAGCGTCGCTCTCGCCTCGGGCGGGACGGTTACGTACGACTACCTCGTTGTCAGCGCAGGCATTCAGCTCGACTGGGACAAGATCCCCGGCATGGCCGAAGCTATCGAGTCGCCTGCCGCCTCAAGCAATTACCGCTACGACCTCGCCCCCAAGACCTGGGACATGATCAAGAACCTGACCTCCGGCACGGCCGTCTTTACCCAGCCGTCCGGGCCGATCAAATGCGCCGGAGCTCCACAGAAGATTGCCTACCTTGCGGCAGATTACTGGCGCAGCCAGGGGGTGCTGGAGGACATCCGGGTGGTGATGGTTCTTCCGACGCCGGGCATGTTCGGGGTCAAGATCTTCTCCAAGGAACTCGAACGCGTGGTGGCCGAATACGGAATCGAGGTGCGCTTCAACAGTGAAATGGTTGAAGTGGACCATTCCTCCCGGACCGCTGTCATCGCGGACGGCAAAGAGGGGTCCAAGGAATCGCTGCATTACGATCTGCTGCACGCCGTGCCGCCGCAGTCGGCCCCCGACTGGCTCAAGCGCACGCCGTTGGCCGATCCTGCCAACCCTGCCGGGTACGTGGAAGTGGACAAAAACACCATGCAACACGTCCGCTACCCGGAAATCTTTGCCTTGGGTGACGCCGGATCCACTCCGAACTCAAAAACGGGTGCGGCTATCCGAAAGCAGGCCCCGGTGCTGGTGAAGAATCTCCTGGCTGCGATCAACGGTGCGATCCCGGCGGCCCGGTACGAAGGCTACTCTTCCTGCCCGCTGACGACGGCGCGCGGCAAGATGCTGCTGGCTGAATTTGATTATTCACTCCAGCCGGCCCCTAGCCTTCCCTTTATTGACACAACCAAGGAACGCCGTGACATGTGGCTGCTCAAACGCTACGGCTTGCCGTTCATGTACTGGAACCTGATACTCAAAGGCCGTGTCTGA
- a CDS encoding DUF4158 domain-containing protein has product MCVDVEVKVLDREAMFPQDLSDFPADAVDYVASQVKTEVSVLVDYEWTDRISRPHRAQIRSVFGLARVELREDTESVHHEPRCRCTQRATESMKARTDAAVPRSRPWSASGQSADHHRSQRVESYLCMVQICHR; this is encoded by the coding sequence ATTTGCGTTGATGTTGAAGTTAAAGTTCTTGATCGTGAAGCCATGTTCCCGCAAGACCTCTCGGATTTCCCGGCTGATGCGGTGGACTATGTTGCCAGTCAGGTGAAAACCGAGGTCTCGGTCCTCGTGGACTATGAATGGACAGACAGAATCTCAAGGCCTCATCGTGCTCAGATCCGTTCGGTGTTTGGCTTGGCCCGGGTTGAGCTGAGGGAAGACACGGAATCCGTTCACCACGAACCACGGTGCCGCTGTACGCAGAGAGCCACTGAATCTATGAAGGCTCGCACTGACGCAGCGGTCCCGCGTTCTAGGCCTTGGTCCGCTTCTGGCCAGTCAGCTGATCATCACCGTTCGCAGAGGGTGGAGTCGTATCTTTGCATGGTGCAGATCTGCCACCGCTGA
- a CDS encoding RICIN domain-containing protein produces MPQYCVAELRSDRAARAADSAGSQCILQAGAGSVKFGSVPDPYDGQSFAMRPKLFHNRALDMNKEVTTWPANENPHQIFIPERVSASPGYYRLKNVITNQYLIHDGTNLLGVLYSDSDRVMWRFERTGDGWFRIISKDGRFLTRPVTDSTSVFVVDSTGGVRDQDQWNIARIGGEPINYDRISPSAQPMTRALGAPPGVPGGSSVTVQAPFNNPGSTQRWRYTYDPHRGAYILGNYASTTVPGRWLNLARRSTLYPATTVEMWDGGHDDQYWIVRKNPTGFYEFLNYNMPKTFGLTSVEVYALTFSSTTTGTVVNARRYGLGNQYGADTQRWQICTMQRYDSTLCER; encoded by the coding sequence TTGCCTCAATACTGTGTAGCCGAGTTGAGGTCGGACCGTGCAGCTAGGGCTGCCGATTCGGCCGGCTCGCAATGCATACTTCAGGCAGGGGCAGGTAGCGTCAAATTCGGGTCTGTACCCGACCCGTATGACGGGCAGTCGTTCGCGATGCGGCCGAAGTTGTTCCATAACAGGGCATTGGACATGAACAAAGAGGTGACGACCTGGCCCGCGAATGAGAATCCCCACCAGATCTTCATCCCTGAGCGCGTCAGCGCGAGCCCAGGCTACTACCGCCTCAAGAATGTTATTACCAATCAGTATCTAATACACGATGGCACCAATCTCCTAGGTGTTCTCTATAGTGATTCGGATCGCGTGATGTGGAGATTCGAGCGCACGGGTGATGGCTGGTTCCGGATTATCAGCAAGGACGGCCGATTCCTGACCCGGCCGGTAACCGACTCGACCTCGGTGTTCGTGGTCGATTCCACGGGCGGGGTGCGAGATCAGGACCAGTGGAATATCGCTCGCATCGGTGGCGAACCGATCAATTACGATCGCATTTCGCCTAGTGCCCAGCCGATGACTCGGGCGCTCGGAGCCCCGCCGGGAGTCCCGGGAGGTTCCTCCGTGACGGTTCAAGCACCTTTCAACAACCCCGGCTCCACGCAAAGGTGGCGCTACACCTACGATCCGCACCGTGGCGCATACATCTTGGGAAACTACGCGAGCACCACCGTGCCGGGACGGTGGCTCAACCTCGCTCGGAGGAGCACTCTGTATCCGGCAACCACTGTTGAGATGTGGGACGGTGGGCACGACGACCAATACTGGATCGTCAGAAAGAACCCGACCGGGTTCTACGAGTTCCTCAACTACAACATGCCAAAAACCTTCGGATTAACAAGTGTGGAGGTATACGCTCTCACGTTTTCCAGCACCACCACCGGGACAGTCGTCAACGCCCGGCGCTATGGTCTCGGCAATCAGTATGGTGCCGACACTCAGCGGTGGCAGATCTGCACCATGCAAAGATACGACTCCACCCTCTGCGAACGGTGA
- a CDS encoding LysR family transcriptional regulator → MADLDLHRLHLLREVSRSGSLTSAATALSFTTSAVSQQIAKLEHEVGVALIDRHPRGVVLTDAGQALLRYADDIDRTIEAARAEMGEFAGLRRGQLRMGTFPTVGASLMPDVVLAFRARHPEVAVTVVSARRDGLLERLRRRDIELTLLWDYPWERIEDEDLSLIRLMNDPTMLLVPCDHPVAAHRSVGIGTLRDQEWIVRDEHPVADVLRRVCRDAGFEPRIAFAANDYQETQGMVAAGIGIALAPQLALSALRPDIIAVPLADSPTRRILLAHLANRRLSPAGQQAASVFRSTAKRMQIPGRSTRTT, encoded by the coding sequence ATGGCCGACCTTGACCTGCACCGGCTCCACCTGCTCCGTGAAGTAAGCCGTTCAGGCTCCCTCACGTCCGCCGCGACGGCCCTCTCTTTCACGACGTCAGCCGTCTCCCAGCAGATCGCGAAGCTCGAACACGAAGTGGGCGTCGCGCTGATCGACCGGCATCCACGGGGCGTCGTGCTCACCGACGCAGGCCAGGCACTCCTGCGCTACGCAGACGACATCGACAGGACAATCGAGGCCGCCCGGGCCGAGATGGGCGAGTTCGCCGGGCTACGGCGAGGCCAACTACGCATGGGCACGTTCCCGACCGTCGGCGCATCCCTCATGCCCGACGTCGTGCTTGCCTTCCGCGCCCGCCACCCCGAGGTCGCCGTCACGGTAGTCAGCGCGCGCCGCGACGGCCTGCTCGAACGGCTGCGGCGGAGGGACATCGAACTCACCCTGCTGTGGGACTACCCATGGGAACGCATCGAGGACGAAGACCTGAGCCTCATTCGCCTTATGAACGACCCCACCATGCTGCTCGTACCGTGCGACCACCCTGTCGCGGCACACCGCTCGGTGGGGATCGGCACGCTGAGAGACCAGGAGTGGATCGTCCGCGACGAACACCCCGTGGCCGACGTCCTCCGACGGGTCTGCCGCGATGCCGGCTTCGAGCCGCGCATAGCCTTCGCCGCCAACGACTATCAGGAAACGCAGGGCATGGTCGCCGCCGGCATCGGCATCGCACTGGCTCCCCAGCTCGCTCTCAGTGCGCTACGCCCCGACATCATCGCCGTACCTCTCGCCGACTCCCCGACACGCAGGATCCTCCTCGCCCACCTCGCGAACCGCAGGCTCAGCCCCGCCGGGCAACAGGCAGCATCCGTGTTCCGGTCTACGGCCAAGCGGATGCAAATCCCCGGCAGATCCACAAGGACTACCTGA
- a CDS encoding PrpF domain-containing protein: protein MRRDTTTPEGMKTMQLRGHWYRGGTSKCWLFDAKDVAPHAAGHEEIRGLLANAFGAADARQLDGVGGGTSTTSKAAVVWATPDGPADLDYLFAQVGIGDPTVELGSNCGNCATAIALYAVQSGVVPPGEGTTRVSMRNLNTGAVLSGTIVTPGGSIPTSGLATVPGSSAPGVPVSLSFHAPWGRTTGAVLPTGNVTDEIAVGGLTLTATLVDAGAPAALILADEAGIDLSSMTGNLAEHLPRLLKARASAGLAMGLRKPEDPPQNAVPKVGVVAAPGAYTAADGTRITAESHDLRVRMLSMLTPHPAIGLTSAVAVSLAAALPGSVVAKVLPPAGRVHQGPRLLRIGTPAGVITTEVVTDNDGNVTEVVLHRAARHLAAADINVAQPVAQTA, encoded by the coding sequence GTGAGGCGCGACACAACGACACCTGAAGGAATGAAGACCATGCAACTCCGCGGTCACTGGTACCGGGGCGGCACTAGCAAGTGCTGGCTCTTCGACGCCAAAGACGTAGCCCCGCATGCTGCAGGCCATGAGGAGATCCGCGGGCTGCTGGCAAATGCCTTCGGCGCCGCGGATGCCCGTCAGCTCGACGGTGTCGGCGGCGGGACGTCGACGACGTCCAAGGCAGCCGTGGTCTGGGCCACACCTGATGGACCCGCAGACCTCGACTACCTCTTCGCCCAGGTCGGGATCGGAGACCCGACCGTGGAGCTCGGTTCCAATTGCGGGAACTGCGCCACTGCGATCGCCCTCTACGCGGTCCAGTCAGGTGTCGTTCCTCCCGGGGAGGGAACAACGCGGGTCAGCATGCGCAACCTGAACACCGGGGCAGTGCTCAGTGGCACGATCGTGACCCCGGGCGGCAGCATTCCGACATCGGGTCTTGCCACGGTTCCCGGCAGCAGCGCACCAGGGGTCCCCGTGAGCCTCTCCTTCCACGCCCCATGGGGCAGGACCACCGGCGCTGTCCTGCCCACGGGAAACGTGACCGACGAAATCGCCGTCGGCGGCCTCACGCTCACAGCGACTCTGGTCGACGCGGGGGCCCCGGCAGCCCTCATCCTGGCGGATGAGGCAGGCATCGACCTGTCGTCGATGACCGGCAACCTCGCCGAGCACCTACCCCGTCTCCTGAAGGCCCGCGCCTCGGCCGGTCTCGCGATGGGGCTCAGGAAGCCCGAAGATCCTCCGCAGAATGCAGTTCCGAAGGTTGGTGTTGTGGCAGCGCCCGGCGCCTATACCGCAGCCGACGGAACGAGGATCACGGCGGAAAGCCATGATCTGCGGGTCCGCATGCTCTCGATGCTGACACCTCACCCCGCCATCGGCCTGACCTCCGCGGTGGCAGTCTCCCTCGCTGCTGCGCTGCCAGGATCGGTGGTAGCCAAGGTGCTGCCTCCCGCAGGCAGGGTTCACCAGGGACCCCGTCTGTTGCGGATCGGAACACCTGCCGGTGTCATCACCACCGAGGTCGTCACCGACAACGACGGCAACGTCACCGAGGTAGTGCTGCATCGGGCAGCCCGCCATCTCGCCGCGGCCGACATCAACGTCGCACAACCTGTCGCGCAGACGGCCTAG
- the dctA gene encoding C4-dicarboxylate transporter DctA has protein sequence MKIKSILGHLYVQVLIGVGLGILVGALWPDLGSSLKPLGDGFVKLVKFMIAPIVFCTIVSGITSLTDTKKIGPTLLRSLGLFYALTGVALAMGLAAVMLFQPGAGMHINPAHLDPSVASKYTTQLPSSNPVDFFLNLIPTTFVGAFADGDVLPVLLIALLCGFAFTKLGGPGQLALNVVNSFNKLLFVVFGYLMKVAPIGAFGAMAFTVGKYGAHSIGNLGMLILAFYTACIIFVVVALGILAKLTGFSLWRILRYFRDEFLIVLATSSSEPVLPRLLSKLERIGCDRGVVGLVVPTGYSFNLTGTAVYLTLSSMFIAQACDIHLSWDQILLMLGMMLLTSKGAAGVTGSGFVALVATLTIMPTLPVAGVALIVGIDRFMSEARALTSTVANMVSCVAIAKWQHALDAEKLQSELKSGFVPTEAENLQLTEPALAYAAKEPFEIRN, from the coding sequence ATGAAGATCAAATCCATCCTCGGCCACCTGTACGTCCAGGTACTCATCGGCGTCGGGCTCGGCATCCTCGTCGGCGCATTGTGGCCTGACCTCGGTTCCTCCCTCAAGCCGCTCGGCGACGGCTTCGTGAAGCTGGTGAAGTTCATGATCGCGCCGATCGTCTTCTGCACCATCGTCAGCGGCATCACCTCCCTGACCGACACCAAGAAGATCGGCCCGACCCTGCTTCGTTCACTCGGACTGTTCTACGCCCTCACAGGCGTAGCCCTGGCTATGGGCTTGGCCGCGGTCATGCTTTTCCAGCCGGGAGCGGGCATGCACATCAACCCCGCCCACCTCGATCCCTCGGTCGCCTCGAAGTACACAACCCAGCTGCCCAGCAGCAACCCGGTGGACTTCTTCCTGAACCTCATCCCCACAACCTTCGTCGGAGCCTTCGCCGATGGCGACGTCCTGCCCGTGCTCCTCATCGCCCTGCTCTGCGGCTTCGCCTTCACCAAACTCGGCGGCCCAGGCCAGCTGGCCCTCAACGTGGTCAACAGCTTCAACAAGCTGCTGTTTGTCGTGTTCGGCTACCTCATGAAGGTCGCTCCGATCGGAGCGTTCGGCGCCATGGCATTCACAGTCGGCAAGTACGGAGCCCACTCGATCGGCAACCTCGGGATGCTTATCCTCGCCTTCTACACCGCGTGCATCATCTTCGTGGTCGTCGCACTCGGCATCCTCGCCAAGCTCACCGGCTTCAGTCTCTGGCGGATCCTGCGCTATTTCCGCGACGAGTTCCTCATCGTCCTCGCCACGTCCTCAAGCGAACCAGTCCTTCCGCGCCTGCTCTCCAAGCTCGAGCGCATCGGCTGCGACCGCGGAGTCGTCGGCCTCGTAGTCCCGACTGGCTACTCCTTCAACCTCACCGGTACCGCGGTCTATCTCACGCTCTCTTCGATGTTCATCGCCCAAGCCTGCGACATCCACCTCAGCTGGGACCAAATCCTCCTCATGCTCGGAATGATGCTCCTGACCTCCAAAGGCGCAGCGGGCGTGACAGGCAGCGGCTTCGTCGCCCTCGTCGCGACCCTGACGATCATGCCCACACTTCCCGTTGCCGGCGTGGCCCTCATCGTCGGCATCGACCGCTTCATGAGCGAAGCCCGCGCCCTCACCAGCACCGTCGCCAACATGGTCTCGTGCGTCGCCATCGCCAAGTGGCAGCACGCGCTCGACGCCGAGAAGCTCCAATCCGAGCTTAAGTCCGGCTTCGTGCCCACCGAGGCGGAAAATCTCCAGCTGACCGAACCAGCCTTGGCCTACGCAGCCAAGGAACCCTTCGAAATCAGGAACTAA
- the aqpZ gene encoding aquaporin Z has protein sequence MAEDSIQTTAPMATLDAGPALLSRLGAEAVGTFILVFGGVGAALFAASSIGYVGVALAFGLTVVAGGYAFGHISGGHFNPAVTIGLAAAGRFPSKDVPAYVLAQMVGGILASSLLAAIASGGPDGFFSAARANGFASNGFGEHSPGGFGLAAALGIEFILTAIFLLVILGVTDRRATRGFAAIAIGLSLTLIHLISIPVTNTSVNPARSVATAIYSEGWAIGQLWVFIAAPIAGAITAALLHRLIFETKRA, from the coding sequence ATGGCTGAGGACAGTATCCAGACCACAGCACCTATGGCAACGCTCGACGCCGGCCCCGCGTTGCTTTCACGGCTCGGCGCGGAAGCCGTCGGCACGTTCATACTGGTCTTTGGAGGCGTGGGTGCGGCATTGTTCGCCGCATCGAGCATCGGATATGTGGGAGTGGCACTGGCATTCGGTCTGACGGTCGTCGCCGGCGGCTACGCTTTCGGCCACATCTCCGGAGGACATTTCAACCCCGCTGTGACTATCGGCCTAGCAGCAGCAGGGCGCTTTCCCTCGAAGGACGTCCCAGCTTATGTCCTGGCCCAAATGGTGGGCGGCATACTCGCTTCGAGCTTGCTGGCAGCAATCGCGTCAGGCGGTCCCGATGGGTTCTTCAGTGCCGCCCGCGCCAACGGGTTCGCGTCAAATGGTTTCGGCGAGCACTCCCCTGGAGGATTCGGGCTAGCCGCCGCGCTTGGCATCGAATTTATCCTGACAGCAATCTTCCTGCTGGTTATTCTGGGCGTCACGGACCGGCGCGCGACAAGGGGCTTCGCGGCCATCGCCATTGGCCTTAGTCTGACGCTGATCCACCTCATCAGCATCCCGGTAACCAATACCTCGGTGAACCCAGCCCGCTCCGTCGCCACTGCGATCTACTCCGAAGGTTGGGCCATCGGCCAACTATGGGTATTCATAGCGGCACCCATAGCAGGAGCCATCACAGCGGCCTTGCTCCACAGGCTCATATTCGAAACAAAGCGGGCCTGA
- a CDS encoding DsbA family protein, with the protein MSPANESPLSKAERTAQTQEKARAIREGQLKKEKRNTLLVGWGVVVAIVVIIAVVAFMVVGNVRNNAPIADQGPVPANGNVQGGVTLLANTEGVKSEPATANVADVPAPAATKPATKPATVTVPGAEAGGPVKVIAYVDFICPNCKRFETTYGESLTNLRNEGKISLEYRSLGLLDQHSTTNYSSHAANAAACVVNSSPEKYAEFFNLLFERQPAEGSVGISDKDLKAMATEVGAAKIDFCADIQTAINSLDRPLFKPADTQGRR; encoded by the coding sequence ATGAGCCCCGCAAACGAATCTCCCCTGTCCAAGGCTGAACGCACCGCCCAGACGCAGGAAAAAGCGCGCGCAATCCGCGAAGGACAGTTGAAGAAGGAGAAGCGCAACACGCTTCTGGTCGGCTGGGGCGTTGTGGTTGCCATCGTCGTCATCATCGCGGTGGTGGCGTTCATGGTTGTTGGTAACGTCCGGAACAACGCACCCATTGCCGACCAAGGTCCCGTGCCGGCTAACGGTAATGTGCAAGGCGGCGTGACGCTTCTGGCGAACACCGAAGGTGTGAAGTCAGAACCGGCCACCGCCAATGTTGCCGACGTCCCGGCCCCTGCGGCCACCAAACCGGCCACCAAACCGGCCACTGTGACAGTTCCGGGTGCCGAGGCCGGCGGGCCCGTCAAGGTTATTGCCTATGTCGACTTCATCTGCCCAAACTGCAAGCGCTTCGAAACCACCTACGGAGAGTCTCTGACCAACCTCCGCAACGAAGGAAAAATCTCCCTCGAATACCGTTCGCTGGGCTTGCTGGACCAGCACTCCACCACCAACTACTCCTCACACGCAGCCAACGCAGCTGCTTGCGTGGTGAATTCCTCGCCTGAGAAGTACGCCGAATTCTTCAACCTCCTCTTTGAGCGCCAGCCGGCTGAAGGCAGCGTTGGCATCTCCGACAAGGACCTAAAGGCAATGGCCACCGAGGTTGGAGCGGCGAAAATCGACTTCTGCGCCGACATCCAGACAGCGATCAACAGCCTCGATCGACCATTATTCAAGCCTGCTGATACACAGGGCCGCCGATAG
- a CDS encoding dihydrofolate reductase family protein gives MAVRVDLNISLDGFATTTDATPENPFGLDWGRLVEAYTSTRTFRERVLHDTSGEGTSGIDDKYAGAYFEGVGAEIMGAGMFGFHNFPDDPDWNGWWGDEPPFRVPVFVLTHTPRPTLTMAGGTTFHFVNASPEDVLERARREAGDADVRIGGGPTVVRDYLRAGLVDQLHVGITPILLGRGIRLWDDLRGLESEYTVTSETAESGIIHVTFLR, from the coding sequence ATGGCTGTTCGAGTTGACCTGAATATCTCGCTGGATGGTTTCGCCACGACCACCGACGCAACTCCGGAGAATCCGTTTGGCCTGGATTGGGGCCGTCTGGTTGAGGCATACACGTCCACCCGCACATTCCGTGAGCGGGTCTTGCATGACACCAGCGGAGAAGGAACGTCCGGCATCGACGACAAATACGCAGGGGCCTACTTCGAGGGGGTCGGAGCAGAGATCATGGGTGCCGGCATGTTCGGGTTCCATAACTTCCCCGATGACCCCGATTGGAATGGCTGGTGGGGTGACGAGCCGCCCTTCCGCGTCCCCGTGTTCGTCCTCACCCACACGCCCCGCCCTACCCTCACGATGGCTGGCGGTACAACCTTCCACTTCGTGAATGCCAGCCCGGAAGACGTGCTTGAACGAGCGCGCCGTGAGGCGGGTGACGCGGACGTGCGTATTGGAGGGGGTCCCACGGTCGTGCGCGACTACCTCAGGGCCGGACTTGTCGATCAGCTGCATGTCGGGATCACCCCGATCCTGCTAGGTCGTGGAATACGGCTTTGGGACGATCTCCGGGGGTTGGAAAGCGAATACACCGTCACGTCAGAGACCGCCGAAAGCGGCATCATCCACGTCACCTTTCTCCGATAA
- a CDS encoding DUF1254 domain-containing protein produces the protein MNRLILKYGRSLTAVILAVFAWVIYRRIASGDGIIPLVIAAAIVWALGAPAFIYLWPRLTVNGYKRAITKHGFGDGPVPVNTLYAVPGTSSPSTSRGSLMATGADDLLYVGGWLDLSNGPQVLHVPDMAGRYFSVQFTDASKSTNFAYVGKRTTGTKAGDYVLSGPGWKGTVPNGMTQISSPTHSALVIGRVFVESESDLPIAYALAKQIQLAPLKQ, from the coding sequence ATGAACCGCCTCATCTTGAAGTACGGGCGTTCCCTTACAGCCGTCATTCTGGCGGTCTTCGCTTGGGTCATCTACCGGCGGATCGCCAGCGGGGACGGGATCATTCCACTAGTCATAGCGGCAGCCATCGTATGGGCACTAGGGGCGCCCGCTTTCATTTACCTCTGGCCGCGACTCACGGTCAATGGATACAAGAGGGCGATTACCAAGCATGGGTTCGGTGACGGCCCGGTCCCCGTCAACACGCTGTACGCCGTGCCCGGCACCTCTTCCCCGTCGACGTCGCGCGGGAGCCTCATGGCAACCGGAGCCGATGATTTGCTCTACGTCGGCGGCTGGCTCGACTTGAGCAACGGGCCGCAAGTCCTGCACGTACCGGACATGGCCGGGCGCTACTTCAGCGTGCAGTTCACCGACGCGTCGAAGAGCACAAATTTTGCCTACGTCGGCAAACGCACCACGGGAACCAAAGCCGGGGACTACGTCCTCAGCGGGCCCGGCTGGAAGGGAACCGTACCGAACGGCATGACGCAGATTTCTTCGCCAACCCACTCCGCGCTCGTCATTGGCCGTGTCTTCGTCGAAAGCGAGAGCGATCTTCCGATCGCCTACGCGCTTGCGAAGCAAATACAGCTCGCGCCGCTGAAACAGTAG
- a CDS encoding DUF1214 domain-containing protein, which yields MVNALAWFSQSGVVQGLILGAVLAFLTAILVMNAVGRTVTTTVNGWSAMRKCGQPGNGVLVRAACAKALPVVNVFEEAAYWTTTVDGSGQTLSGGHGYVLHFAAGKLPPNDAFWSLTPTDTVGYMVDHPTHRYSVGDRSTLAQNADGSVDIYLQHQAPSGQEQNWLPTPSGKFKLMFRVYLPGAAILDGTYQLPRIVRAH from the coding sequence ATGGTAAATGCCCTCGCGTGGTTCTCGCAGTCCGGTGTGGTGCAAGGATTGATTCTCGGTGCCGTGCTGGCGTTCTTGACGGCGATCCTCGTGATGAATGCCGTGGGCAGGACGGTCACAACCACTGTCAACGGGTGGAGTGCCATGCGCAAGTGCGGCCAGCCGGGCAACGGAGTCCTCGTGCGGGCCGCGTGCGCCAAAGCCCTGCCGGTCGTCAACGTGTTTGAGGAAGCCGCATACTGGACGACTACTGTGGATGGCTCAGGGCAAACGCTGAGCGGCGGGCATGGGTACGTCCTGCATTTTGCTGCCGGGAAACTCCCGCCGAATGACGCCTTCTGGTCGCTCACGCCGACCGATACGGTCGGGTATATGGTGGACCATCCCACTCATCGCTACAGCGTTGGTGACCGTTCGACCCTCGCGCAGAATGCCGACGGTTCAGTCGATATCTATCTCCAGCATCAGGCTCCGAGCGGGCAAGAGCAGAACTGGCTGCCAACTCCTTCCGGGAAGTTCAAGCTGATGTTCCGCGTGTATCTGCCTGGGGCCGCAATTCTCGACGGCACGTACCAATTGCCGCGCATTGTCAGGGCGCATTGA